From the Caldisericia bacterium genome, the window CTCTGTGCATGCAGCGATAAGGATATCAACCTCATTACTTAAGTTATCAATACACTCCTGCAAAAGATTTGCTTTTTCCTTGACTCTCCCAGCTTTTACCGAATATATAACATCCATCAACTTCTTCTGGACACTTACTTTTGGAACTACAATTGTGTATCCCTCTTTCTCAAAGACACTATGATATACCTTTCCAGCTATTGTTCCCTCTGTGGCTAAAAGTCCAATTCTTTTTGCATCTCTCTGGTTCTTCTTTATATCCTTAAGGACACTTTCCACTATACTTATAAAAGGAACATTTATGTTTTTCCTTATATCATCCACAAAGAAATGAGCTGTATTGCACGGCATACATATAGCATCTACTCCTGCATTTTCCAGTAAGTTTGCAGATCTCAAAAGATATGGAAGAGGGTTCTCTCCCTTACCAAGGATAAACTGAGTTCTGTCAGGAATTTGGGGATAGTTGTCTATTATTAAGTGAATATGTTCCTGATCTTTCTTTGCTGGTGTATTCTTGATTATCTTGTAAAAAAGGTCCAGAGTTGCCTCTGGACCCATTCCGCCTATTATCCCAACAGTTTTCATGATTTATTTCCACTTACTCTCGTCCATCTCTCCC encodes:
- a CDS encoding amino acid racemase encodes the protein MKTVGIIGGMGPEATLDLFYKIIKNTPAKKDQEHIHLIIDNYPQIPDRTQFILGKGENPLPYLLRSANLLENAGVDAICMPCNTAHFFVDDIRKNINVPFISIVESVLKDIKKNQRDAKRIGLLATEGTIAGKVYHSVFEKEGYTIVVPKVSVQKKLMDVIYSVKAGRVKEKANLLQECIDNLSNEVDILIAACTEIPILIPYIKSSIPIIDATFSLAKSVVEFALSD